A portion of the Naumovozyma castellii chromosome 2, complete genome genome contains these proteins:
- the DFR1 gene encoding dihydrofolate reductase (ancestral locus Anc_8.657) produces the protein MSLAKSKTKLPVVSIVACLVPEMGIGFQGNLPWRLSKEMKYFRQVTSSTFDPAKKNAVIMGRKTWESIPARFRPLPNRINVVISRSFTDTLQEANDLTDPYFKINSLSGCIDELTTKMTKDLERIYIIGGGEIYNECYNMADYWLITKLTPVDTVEPEMDTFLNTKTLKQVFEEDKTHLSEFLPEGVELPEKSEDGCYHAQEKGYSFEFTFYNKR, from the coding sequence ATGTCCCTAGCAAAGTCCAAAACGAAATTACCAGTAGTGAGCATTGTAGCATGTCTTGTTCCAGAAATGGGGATTGGGTTTCAAGGAAATTTACCCTGGAGACTCTCCAAAGAAATGAAATACTTTAGACAAGTGACATCGTCCACTTTTGACCCtgcaaagaaaaatgcAGTAATTATGGGTAGAAAAACCTGGGAATCAATTCCAGCCAGATTTAGACCGCTACCTAACCGTATCAATGTTGTGATTTCTCGTAGTTTCACAGATACTTTGCAAGAAGCTAATGATCTGACTGATCCTTATTTTAAGATCAATTCTCTTTCAGGTTgcattgatgaattaacCACCAAGATGACTAAAGATCTGGAAAGGATATATATTATTGGTGGAGGAGAGATTTATAACGAATGTTATAATATGGCTGACTACTGGTTGATTACAAAACTTACTCCGGTGGATACAGTTGAACCTGAAATGGATACATTTTTAAATACAAAGACGTTGAAACAagtatttgaagaagataaaacCCATTTGTCAGAGTTTCTTCCTGAAGGTGTCGAATTACCAGAAAAAAGTGAAGATGGCTGTTACCATGCCCAGGAAAAAGGTTACAGTTTTGAGTTTACGTTTTATAATAAAAGATAA